A region from the Oncorhynchus keta strain PuntledgeMale-10-30-2019 chromosome 5, Oket_V2, whole genome shotgun sequence genome encodes:
- the LOC127930004 gene encoding uncharacterized protein LOC127930004, with the protein MERKGLRCIFVLLLPLALESADIPVLNSTKDLRNLEFGHRFPRHGLMLLHFVSGGINVDNDDTLIPTFLPERGDWGFHHFNNYEVFPQLQNQNRQGYYEVGNINTPTAYSLDPYVTLSYYLTPGNLERNMDRLVVRTRPNSPLLEAVYITQHYRRSSEYDHKNTYQISPALLREIRTLSQNRVNSVDVFLYAAGYDVDSRTFTWNCSATDSTYTVEDTGRMTLNESPAIMKGAVVNDHHTECYAVVLQVKSTESGYARLRWANVPDSLLDVGVMLALFNKDGKNLLSRSLDTRSYGTYDTNQYLNHGLQVKLLSKDGSDVFMRGPQYDDADRKVPVGIEGYDASLQLYTKDGYGCARLFINKTFTDWKTDLRLKYSWVGFYTNHNYSSHCYYTYQYAIYFTKQDDTYDIYDKYDIYSYESSLSIQPGAQARFFLKETYDQTLAKTKPWER; encoded by the coding sequence ATGGAGAGAAAAGGCTTGCGTTGCATCTTTGTCTTGTTGCTACCACTGGCCTTAGAGTCTGCAGATATACCTGTCCTTAACTCAACAAAAGACCTCAGGAACTTGGAGTTTGGCCACAGATTCCCTCGTCATGGTCTAATGCTGCTCCACTTTGTCTCGGGCGGCATTAACGTCGATAACGACGATACACTCATACCAACGTTCTTACCAGAAAGGGGAGACTGGGGCTTCCATCACTTCAATAACTATGAAGTTTTTCCACAACTGCAAAATCAGAACAGACAGGGTTACTACGAAGTCGGGAATATCAACACACCAACAGCATACTCACTCGATCCTTATGTCACTCTCAGCTATTACCTTACCCCAGGAAACTTAGAGAGGAACATGGACAGGTTAGTTGTCAGAACAAGACCCAACAGTCCACTGTTAGAGGCAGTTTACATCACTCAGCACTATCGAAGAAGCAGTGAGTATGACCACAAAAACACCTACCAGATCAGCCCCGCCCTCCTGAGGGAGATCAGGACCCTCTCGCAAAACCGGGTGAACAGTGTGGATGTGTTTCTGTACGCTGCCGGCTATGACGTAGACTCCAGAACCTTCACATGGAACTGCTCTGCCACTGATAGCACATACACGGTTGAAGACACAGGCAGAATGACTCTAAATGAGTCCCCTGCTATAATGAAAGGGGCCGTGGTGAATGACCACCACACAGAGTGCTATGCTGTTGTGCTCCAGGTGAAATCCACAGAAAGTGGGTACGCCCGGCTCAGATGGGCCAATGTCCCTGACAGCCTACTCGATGTGGGGGTGATGCTGGCACTCTTTAATAAAGATGGAAAGAATCTCTTATCTCGCTCTCTTGACACGCGTAGCTACGGAACCTATGACACCAACCAGTACCTTAACCACGGGCTACAGGTCAAGCTCCTCTCCAAGGACGGGTCAGATGTCTTCATGAGAGGACCTCAGTATGATGACGCAGACAGGAAGGTTCCTGTTGGCATCGAGGGGTATGACGCCAGTCTGCAGCTCTACACTAAAGACGGCTACGGATGTGCTCGCCTGTTCATCAATAAGACCTTCACTGATTGGAAGACTGATTTAAGACTGAAGTACTCGTGGGTTGGATTCTACACCAATCACAACTATTCTAGTCATTGTTACTATACTTACCAGTATGCTATCTATTTCACTAAACAGGATGACACATATGATATATATGATAAATATGATATATATTCGTACGAGTCTAGTTTGTCCATTCAACCTGGAGCTCAAGCTCGATTCTTCCTCAAGGAAACATATGATCAAACTCTGGCAAAAACTAAACCATGGGAAAGGTAA